From Schistocerca cancellata isolate TAMUIC-IGC-003103 chromosome 6, iqSchCanc2.1, whole genome shotgun sequence, a single genomic window includes:
- the LOC126088207 gene encoding ejaculatory bulb-specific protein 3-like codes for MRVCTVVLVLAVAPAVLAGYFQYFDNFKNINDDDVIDCMVKEKIDSCSDILREIKDKFDDILATNCGECDVEEREEFMKYAAGFSHRHADVTKMILDRYDPERKYEKKYGEVWAEKGIALL; via the exons ATGAGGGTCTGCACTGTGGTTTTGGTGCTAGCAGTGGCTCCCGCTGTTCTGGCTGGCTACTTCCAGTACTTCGACAACTTCAAGAACATCAACGACGACGATGTAATCGACTGTATGGTGAAAGAAAAGATAGACAGTTGCAGCGACATACTGCGCGAAATCAAGG ATAAATTTGATGACATACTGGCAACCAACTGCGGGGAATGTGATGTGGAGGAGAGGGAGGAGTTCATGAAATACGCGGCAGGATTCTCGCACCGCCACGCCGATGTGACCAAGATGATCTTGGACAGATACGACCCCGAAAGGAAGTACGAGAAGAAGTATGGAGAAGTGTGGGCCGAGAAGGGCATCGCTCTGCTCTGA